In Paenibacillus sp. FSL R7-0345, a single window of DNA contains:
- a CDS encoding glucose PTS transporter subunit IIA: MNWLGSLQQLGRAIMLPTMVLPAAAILLSLGSLPWSAWGLSSVSEVTTYAGQGIFYFMPYLFAVGVAWGLSNQAGPAGLAALAGMFTYDRIVSNLGDGHVQPATLIGIILGIVAGVAHNKFKNIKLPEAIQFFGGSRFVLLFMGLFSALFAWVMLGVSPLLQDVLDHLFRDIQSAGGYGVFVYGVLYRVLTAFGLHHILNNVFWFQLGSFTTPDGSAVVQGDLPRFFAGDPTAGIFMAGLFPIMMFALPAIALAIIQEAREDLKPKIKKTFLRAALVCFLTGVSEQIEFAFLFASPYLFAVHVVMSGLAMVLTYLLGIHHGFSYSAGAIDFFLNMHLSQRAWLLIPIGIGYAIVYYNLFRWAIRRFQIPTPGREEGSELGDWAGNIPYQAPLILEALGGKENIVQVQACITRLRLTVHNDRYIDTTALKGLGSAGIIKLGGGNVQVVFGTYSELIREEIDKLMLRDLPQVLFCAPIQGRMMPIEEVPDHIFAAKLVGDGVAFFPEKGELVSPVFGKVMHVYPTMHAVGISTPEGLEVLMHIGIDTSQLKGPFEALVQEGDSVEPGQLLVRFDLAYLQEHAASLATPMVITNPDRVKSWSYAPFKNVKKGQSSVMSVVLHESVGGVEA; encoded by the coding sequence TTGAATTGGCTCGGATCACTGCAGCAGCTGGGCAGAGCCATTATGCTTCCCACCATGGTGTTGCCGGCTGCGGCTATTTTGCTGAGTCTGGGCAGCTTACCGTGGTCTGCATGGGGACTTTCTTCGGTATCTGAAGTGACTACATACGCGGGGCAGGGAATATTTTATTTCATGCCTTATTTGTTTGCTGTGGGCGTTGCCTGGGGATTGTCCAATCAGGCCGGACCGGCCGGACTTGCAGCATTAGCGGGAATGTTCACCTATGACCGGATTGTTTCCAATTTGGGAGACGGGCATGTTCAGCCTGCCACGCTCATCGGGATTATCCTTGGGATTGTCGCCGGTGTGGCGCATAATAAATTTAAAAATATCAAGCTTCCGGAAGCGATCCAGTTTTTTGGCGGGTCGCGTTTTGTGCTCCTGTTCATGGGGCTGTTCTCGGCCCTGTTTGCCTGGGTGATGCTAGGCGTGTCGCCGCTGCTCCAGGATGTACTCGATCATTTATTCCGTGATATACAGTCTGCCGGCGGGTATGGTGTGTTTGTGTACGGGGTGCTGTACAGGGTGCTTACCGCCTTCGGGCTCCATCATATCCTGAACAATGTGTTCTGGTTCCAGCTGGGCAGCTTCACCACTCCTGACGGCAGTGCGGTCGTGCAGGGAGATTTGCCGCGTTTTTTTGCGGGTGACCCGACTGCAGGCATATTTATGGCCGGACTGTTTCCGATTATGATGTTTGCCCTGCCGGCGATTGCGCTGGCTATTATTCAGGAAGCGCGTGAGGATCTGAAGCCGAAGATCAAAAAGACTTTTTTGCGTGCCGCGCTGGTCTGCTTTTTGACCGGGGTATCGGAGCAGATTGAGTTTGCGTTTCTGTTTGCATCCCCGTATCTTTTTGCGGTGCATGTGGTAATGTCGGGTCTTGCCATGGTGCTGACCTATTTGCTGGGCATTCATCACGGGTTCTCGTATTCAGCGGGAGCGATTGACTTTTTCCTGAATATGCATCTGTCACAGCGTGCCTGGCTGCTGATTCCGATTGGCATCGGCTATGCGATTGTGTATTATAATCTGTTCCGCTGGGCGATCCGCCGCTTCCAGATCCCGACACCGGGACGTGAGGAAGGCTCGGAGCTCGGTGACTGGGCAGGCAATATTCCGTATCAGGCTCCGCTTATTCTGGAGGCGCTGGGCGGCAAAGAAAACATCGTCCAGGTGCAGGCCTGTATCACAAGATTAAGACTAACGGTGCACAACGACCGATATATAGATACAACAGCACTCAAAGGCCTCGGCTCTGCAGGCATTATCAAGCTGGGCGGCGGCAATGTGCAGGTGGTATTCGGTACTTACTCCGAGCTGATCCGTGAGGAAATTGACAAGCTGATGCTGCGCGATCTGCCGCAGGTGCTGTTCTGTGCCCCGATTCAGGGCAGGATGATGCCGATTGAGGAAGTGCCGGATCATATTTTTGCCGCGAAGCTGGTTGGTGACGGGGTTGCCTTTTTTCCGGAAAAAGGAGAGCTGGTTTCGCCCGTGTTCGGCAAGGTGATGCACGTATACCCTACAATGCATGCAGTAGGCATTTCTACGCCCGAAGGGCTGGAAGTGCTGATGCATATAGGGATCGATACGTCCCAGCTTAAGGGACCGTTTGAGGCGCTTGTACAGGAAGGCGACAGCGTGGAGCCGGGGCAGCTGCTGGTGCGGTTTGATCTGGCTTATCTGCAGGAGCATGCGGCTTCGCTGGCAACACCGATGGTGATCACCAATCCGGACCGTGTCAAATCGTGGAGCTATGCTCCATTCAAAAATGTTAAAAAGGGGCAGTCATCGGTAATGTCCGTGGTATTACATGAAAGTGTTGGAGGGGTGGAAGCATGA
- the ptsP gene encoding phosphoenolpyruvate--protein phosphotransferase: protein MIQGIGAAAGVAIGKAFVLPNWEWSLPDTQVNPVDLAQEFERLYEGIRTSKDEIEFIKKEFREVVGPEESSIFDAHLAILDDPVFMSEIRGIIERQYKAAEVAVKEAIDHFVAMFDLLDDEYMKERAVDIKDVGNRLLKHLLGAPEVTLPSDTQPYILVAKELSPSQLAHLNPVYVLGIVTMMGGKTSHSSIMARALGIPLVAGLENKLSNPIQTGDMLAMDGDTGIVQLHPDEATIQLYAARREKQQRKKEQLELLATVEAVTKDGVNLHLAGNISSVKELDMALKYGAEGVGLFRTEFLYMDRHSFPTEEEQFEVYKLVAEKVGSNNVVIRTLDIGGDKHLDYFQLPEEQNPFLGYRAIRISLDRKDLFKTQLTAILRASHYGNVKIMFPMISSVEEVQAAKAVLEEVKTELDQRGIPYNRSIPVGIMIEVPAAVMIADLLAEEVDFFSIGTNDLVQYVLAVDRMNEQIAHMYHPYHPAVLRMIRMTVQAARGAGINVSVCGELAADERSLPLWLELGISNLSMSPQALLRVKHRTLNTLASDARETAKACFRYKTSLETEELLGAFAGLRGIAGEAIKEKTS, encoded by the coding sequence ATGATTCAAGGCATAGGCGCTGCAGCAGGTGTAGCTATCGGGAAGGCCTTTGTCCTGCCTAACTGGGAATGGAGCCTGCCGGACACGCAGGTGAATCCGGTGGATCTGGCCCAGGAATTTGAGCGATTATATGAAGGAATCCGCACCTCTAAGGATGAGATTGAATTTATCAAAAAAGAATTTCGCGAGGTCGTAGGGCCGGAGGAGTCCAGCATCTTTGATGCACATCTGGCTATTCTGGATGATCCGGTATTTATGAGTGAAATCCGCGGCATTATCGAACGCCAGTATAAAGCGGCCGAGGTGGCTGTCAAGGAGGCTATTGATCATTTTGTGGCCATGTTCGATCTGTTGGACGATGAATATATGAAGGAACGGGCGGTTGACATCAAGGATGTCGGTAACCGGCTGCTCAAGCATCTGCTGGGGGCACCGGAGGTGACGCTCCCGTCCGACACACAGCCTTACATTCTGGTGGCGAAGGAGCTGTCCCCATCCCAGCTGGCCCACCTGAACCCGGTCTACGTGTTGGGGATTGTCACTATGATGGGCGGCAAAACCTCGCATTCCTCGATCATGGCCCGAGCGCTCGGTATTCCGCTGGTTGCCGGACTTGAGAACAAGCTCAGCAATCCGATCCAGACCGGTGATATGCTGGCGATGGACGGGGACACCGGCATTGTGCAACTGCATCCGGATGAAGCCACGATCCAGCTGTATGCCGCAAGACGCGAGAAGCAGCAGCGCAAAAAAGAACAGCTTGAGCTGCTCGCGACGGTGGAAGCTGTCACGAAGGACGGCGTGAATCTGCATCTGGCCGGCAATATCAGCTCGGTTAAGGAGCTGGATATGGCGCTGAAGTACGGGGCAGAGGGGGTTGGCCTGTTCCGTACGGAATTCCTGTACATGGACCGGCACTCCTTCCCGACAGAGGAAGAGCAGTTTGAGGTCTACAAGCTGGTTGCGGAGAAGGTCGGCAGCAACAACGTTGTTATCCGTACGCTGGACATCGGTGGGGACAAGCATCTGGATTATTTTCAGCTTCCTGAGGAGCAGAACCCGTTCCTCGGCTACCGGGCCATCCGTATCAGCCTGGACCGGAAAGACCTGTTCAAAACCCAGCTGACAGCAATCCTGCGTGCCAGCCATTACGGCAATGTCAAAATTATGTTCCCGATGATCTCCTCTGTTGAAGAGGTTCAGGCGGCTAAAGCGGTATTGGAAGAAGTGAAAACCGAGTTGGATCAGCGGGGCATCCCGTATAACCGCAGCATTCCGGTTGGCATCATGATTGAGGTTCCTGCCGCGGTGATGATTGCGGACCTGCTGGCCGAGGAAGTTGATTTCTTCAGCATCGGCACCAATGATCTGGTGCAGTATGTACTGGCTGTCGACCGGATGAATGAGCAGATCGCCCACATGTATCATCCATATCATCCGGCAGTCCTGCGTATGATCCGCATGACCGTACAGGCGGCGCGCGGCGCAGGCATCAACGTCAGCGTCTGCGGCGAGCTGGCGGCGGATGAACGTTCGCTGCCGCTCTGGCTGGAGCTTGGCATCAGCAACCTCAGCATGTCGCCGCAGGCGCTGCTGCGGGTGAAGCACCGCACGCTTAATACGCTGGCTTCCGATGCCAGAGAGACAGCCAAAGCCTGCTTCCGCTACAAGACGAGCCTGGAGACCGAAGAGTTGCTCGGCGCATTTGCCGGTCTGCGCGGAATAGCAGGCGAAGCCATAAAAGAAAAGACATCGTAG
- a CDS encoding sigma-70 family RNA polymerase sigma factor has translation MENLMEVEHVQLAKEDAQAFISLVSAQRKILYGIAYSYFRSETDALEMLQEATYRAWSKRKSLKDPQRFAPWITRILINCCNDEMKRRKRIVSVKTADVPSGEVMVMTSDRKLDMEQALDSVKLKYRQVIVLKYYRDMTLTEIAEVLDKPEGTVKTWLNKGLKQLRNKMKGGAAHGWQ, from the coding sequence ATGGAAAATTTAATGGAGGTTGAACATGTACAGCTGGCTAAAGAGGATGCTCAGGCTTTTATAAGTCTTGTATCTGCACAGAGAAAAATCCTTTACGGGATCGCATACAGCTACTTCCGGAGCGAGACAGATGCGCTGGAAATGCTGCAGGAAGCGACCTACAGGGCATGGAGCAAGCGTAAAAGCCTGAAAGACCCGCAGCGGTTCGCACCCTGGATCACACGTATATTGATTAACTGCTGCAACGATGAAATGAAGCGGAGGAAGCGGATCGTTTCTGTGAAAACAGCCGATGTCCCAAGCGGGGAAGTCATGGTAATGACCAGTGACCGTAAGCTGGATATGGAGCAGGCGCTAGACAGTGTCAAGCTGAAATACCGGCAGGTGATCGTGCTGAAGTACTACCGTGACATGACGTTGACTGAAATTGCTGAGGTACTGGACAAGCCGGAGGGGACGGTCAAGACCTGGCTGAACAAAGGGCTGAAGCAGCTGCGCAATAAAATGAAGGGAGGGGCTGCGCATGGCTGGCAGTGA
- a CDS encoding type 1 glutamine amidotransferase domain-containing protein, with product MRLSGKKVIALVDEEFEDLELWYPVYRVREEGAEVHLAGLEKGKTYTGKYGVPATAEYSWDDLKAADYDGILVPGGWAPDKIRRYSAVLKLVQDFNAAKKPIGQICHAGWVLISAKILDGVTVTSTPGIRDDMENAGAIWKDEAVVTDGHIISARRPPDLPPYGKAFCDALAGE from the coding sequence ATGAGATTATCCGGTAAAAAAGTGATCGCGCTGGTTGATGAGGAGTTCGAGGATCTGGAGCTGTGGTATCCGGTATACCGGGTGCGCGAAGAAGGCGCCGAGGTCCATCTGGCTGGTCTTGAAAAAGGTAAAACCTACACCGGTAAATACGGCGTGCCTGCTACTGCCGAATATTCCTGGGATGATCTGAAAGCAGCCGATTATGACGGCATTCTTGTACCGGGCGGCTGGGCGCCAGATAAAATCCGCCGTTACAGCGCAGTACTGAAGCTCGTGCAGGATTTCAACGCAGCCAAGAAGCCGATCGGCCAGATCTGCCATGCCGGCTGGGTCCTGATTTCCGCCAAAATTCTCGACGGCGTAACCGTAACCTCCACACCGGGCATCCGTGATGATATGGAGAATGCCGGAGCCATCTGGAAAGATGAAGCAGTTGTGACCGACGGTCACATTATTTCTGCCCGCCGTCCGCCAGATCTCCCGCCATACGGCAAAGCTTTCTGTGATGCATTAGCCGGGGAATAA
- the ccpA gene encoding catabolite control protein A, whose translation MTVTIYDVAREAGVSMATVSRVVNNNPNVKPQTRKKVFEAIERLGYRPNAVARGLASKKTTTVGVVIPDISNSIFAEIARGIEDIANMYHYNIILCNADKRKEKEIRVINTLLEKQVDGLLFMGGTVTEEHIQAFQTSAVPIVLCATRDEKGTYPSVDIDHETAAFDAVNTLIRHGHREIAMISGTLQDPANGYARFQGYKKALEAAGIEYQEDLVRIGNYRYESGVEAMKYFLGLKKKPTAIFAATDEMAIGAIHSIQDEGLKVPDDFSIISVDNIRMASMVRPLLTTVAQPMYDLGAVAMRLLTKLMKKETVENPRVILPHETILRLSVNHVNK comes from the coding sequence TTGACGGTAACCATTTACGATGTAGCTCGCGAAGCAGGCGTATCTATGGCTACGGTATCACGGGTTGTGAATAATAACCCCAACGTGAAGCCGCAGACCCGGAAGAAGGTATTTGAAGCAATTGAACGTTTGGGCTATCGTCCAAATGCCGTGGCGAGAGGTCTCGCCAGCAAGAAAACAACAACCGTAGGGGTTGTTATCCCCGATATCTCTAACTCGATTTTTGCGGAAATTGCCCGCGGGATTGAAGATATCGCAAACATGTATCATTACAATATCATTTTGTGTAATGCGGACAAACGCAAGGAGAAGGAGATCCGTGTTATTAACACACTCCTGGAGAAACAGGTTGACGGGCTGCTCTTCATGGGCGGAACAGTAACCGAAGAGCATATCCAGGCGTTCCAGACCTCCGCAGTTCCAATCGTATTGTGCGCAACACGAGATGAGAAGGGAACCTATCCTTCGGTTGATATCGACCACGAGACTGCAGCTTTTGATGCTGTGAATACGCTTATCCGCCACGGACACCGTGAGATTGCGATGATCAGCGGAACACTGCAGGATCCTGCCAACGGCTATGCCCGGTTCCAGGGTTATAAGAAGGCACTGGAAGCGGCGGGAATTGAGTATCAGGAAGACCTGGTGCGCATCGGTAACTACCGTTACGAATCCGGTGTCGAAGCGATGAAGTATTTCCTGGGCCTCAAGAAGAAGCCTACGGCAATCTTTGCTGCAACAGACGAAATGGCGATTGGCGCCATCCACAGCATTCAGGATGAAGGCCTGAAGGTTCCGGATGATTTCTCAATCATCAGTGTGGACAATATCCGCATGGCTTCCATGGTTCGTCCGCTGCTGACTACTGTAGCACAGCCGATGTATGATCTGGGTGCGGTAGCAATGAGACTTTTGACCAAGCTGATGAAGAAGGAGACGGTTGAGAATCCGCGGGTTATTTTGCCGCATGAAACGATTCTCCGTTTGTCCGTCAACCATGTCAACAAGTAA
- a CDS encoding 5'-methylthioadenosine/adenosylhomocysteine nucleosidase, whose product MGEVIGLIGAMDEEIELLLSSMNDKQSTVKAGVTYYSGDIFGRKAVLCKSGVGKVNAAVTTQILLDTFGVSKVLFTGVAGAVHPDLNIGDIVISSACIQHDMDVTALGFPKGVIPYQEVSVFNADEKLVKLAEQACRELEQHFITGIVLSGDQFIASSTVVEALHIDLNGACAEMEGAAVAQVCYMNAAPFVIIRSMSDKADGSAHANYAEFTVTAARRSHAILEYMLKSPEL is encoded by the coding sequence GTGGGCGAGGTTATCGGATTAATCGGCGCGATGGATGAAGAAATTGAGCTGCTGCTCAGCAGCATGAATGACAAGCAGAGTACAGTTAAGGCAGGGGTTACCTACTATTCGGGAGACATTTTCGGCAGAAAGGCGGTCCTCTGCAAATCTGGTGTTGGAAAGGTGAATGCCGCAGTCACAACACAAATTCTGCTGGATACGTTTGGCGTTTCCAAAGTGCTGTTTACCGGGGTTGCCGGTGCGGTTCATCCTGATCTGAATATCGGTGATATTGTCATTTCATCAGCATGTATCCAGCATGATATGGATGTGACGGCTCTCGGCTTTCCCAAGGGGGTCATCCCCTATCAGGAGGTGTCTGTCTTCAATGCGGATGAGAAGCTGGTGAAGCTGGCGGAGCAGGCCTGTAGAGAGCTGGAGCAGCATTTTATAACAGGAATTGTGCTTTCGGGAGATCAGTTCATTGCCAGCAGCACGGTGGTGGAAGCGTTACATATAGATTTGAACGGCGCCTGCGCGGAGATGGAGGGGGCCGCTGTAGCCCAGGTCTGTTATATGAATGCGGCTCCGTTTGTCATCATCCGTTCCATGTCCGATAAGGCTGACGGCTCGGCTCATGCAAACTATGCTGAATTCACAGTCACGGCAGCCCGGCGTTCCCATGCCATTCTCGAATATATGCTGAAGTCGCCGGAGCTATAG
- a CDS encoding GNAT family N-acetyltransferase, which translates to MEHRKFPVTHTFLHNNNAITVSGPVSSELLQRVTIHPDLDAFRKPHEQLEALIEISRLPEGRVIAAVCNHTLIGYVTFHYPDELELWSQANMADLIELGAIEVADDYRGCGLGRLMLAAAFEQEQLENCIVFTTEYYWHWDLKGSGLDVWAYRNMMEKLMKSADMVWYATDDPEICSHPANCLMVRIGRKVPLSSQESFDRIRFRQRFMY; encoded by the coding sequence ATGGAGCACCGCAAATTCCCTGTCACACACACTTTCTTGCATAACAATAACGCAATTACTGTAAGCGGTCCCGTGTCTTCCGAACTTTTACAAAGGGTCACGATTCACCCCGATCTCGATGCCTTCCGCAAGCCGCATGAACAGCTGGAGGCTCTAATTGAAATTTCCAGACTGCCTGAAGGCAGGGTTATTGCCGCGGTCTGTAACCACACTCTGATAGGTTATGTCACTTTTCATTATCCCGATGAGCTGGAGCTCTGGTCACAGGCAAATATGGCTGATCTGATCGAGTTGGGAGCAATAGAGGTAGCTGATGATTACAGGGGATGCGGGCTTGGCAGGCTGATGCTTGCCGCCGCTTTTGAGCAGGAACAGCTGGAGAACTGCATTGTGTTCACTACAGAGTATTATTGGCACTGGGACCTTAAGGGCAGCGGCCTGGATGTGTGGGCCTACCGCAATATGATGGAAAAACTGATGAAATCCGCAGATATGGTCTGGTATGCCACTGATGATCCGGAAATCTGCTCGCATCCGGCCAACTGCCTGATGGTACGGATTGGGCGCAAGGTGCCATTATCCTCCCAGGAGAGCTTTGACCGGATCCGCTTCAGGCAGCGTTTTATGTATTAG
- the acsA gene encoding acetate--CoA ligase: protein MGQVHSEILPGRVQNANLRDYSLAVKQFRWEDAERTFSWYHTGKVNMTHEAVDRHVLEGHGAATALIYSDPVRDERYTFADLQERSSRFGNVLRKYGIGKGDRVFIFMPRSPELYFSLLGTLRVGAVAGPLFEAFMETAVKDRLEDSGAVALVTTPELLKRVRREELPELRHIIVVGGTGGDTGQGMISYEAEMAAASAELEPEWLTLEDGLIMHYTSGSTGKPKGVYHVQRAMIQHYYTGKIVLDLRPDDVYWCTADPGWVTGTSYGIFAPWLNGVANVVRGGRFSPQDWYSTIERFAVTVWYSAPTAFRMLMGAGESTLAGTDLSSLRHVMSVGEPLNPEVVRWGDKVYGQRIHDTWWMTETGAQLICNYPGMDIKPGSMGRPLPGIEAAILDDRGNELPPYSMGNLAIRTPWPSMMAKIWNNQAKYEEYFRIPGWYISGDSAYMDEEGYFWFQGRIDDVINSSGERIGPFEVESKLVEHPAVAEAGVIGKPDLLRGEIIKAFISLREGYTATAELKEEIAAFVKAGLSAHAAPREIEFKEKLPKTRSGKIMRRVLKAWELELPAGDLSTIED from the coding sequence ATGGGGCAAGTCCACAGTGAAATTTTGCCGGGCCGTGTACAAAATGCGAATTTACGTGATTATTCCCTGGCAGTCAAACAATTCCGGTGGGAGGATGCAGAGCGGACTTTCTCCTGGTATCACACGGGCAAGGTGAACATGACTCATGAAGCAGTCGACCGCCATGTGCTGGAAGGGCACGGTGCGGCTACTGCACTGATCTACAGCGATCCCGTCAGGGACGAACGGTATACCTTCGCCGATCTGCAGGAACGTTCCAGCCGGTTCGGTAATGTGCTGCGCAAATACGGTATAGGTAAAGGGGACCGAGTCTTTATCTTTATGCCGCGCAGTCCGGAGCTGTATTTCAGTCTGCTTGGTACCCTCAGAGTGGGTGCGGTAGCAGGACCGTTGTTTGAGGCGTTTATGGAGACGGCGGTAAAGGACCGGCTGGAGGACAGCGGGGCAGTAGCTCTGGTGACTACACCGGAGCTGCTAAAGCGGGTAAGGCGCGAGGAGCTGCCTGAACTACGGCACATAATCGTAGTAGGCGGAACAGGCGGCGATACCGGTCAGGGAATGATCAGCTATGAGGCGGAGATGGCCGCTGCATCAGCGGAACTGGAGCCCGAATGGCTCACACTGGAAGATGGCCTGATCATGCACTATACTTCCGGTTCTACAGGTAAACCCAAAGGGGTCTACCATGTGCAGAGAGCAATGATTCAACATTATTATACAGGTAAAATTGTACTGGATCTGCGCCCGGATGATGTATACTGGTGCACAGCTGATCCCGGATGGGTCACAGGTACCTCGTACGGGATTTTTGCGCCCTGGCTTAATGGTGTAGCCAACGTGGTACGGGGCGGACGCTTCAGTCCGCAGGACTGGTACAGCACCATTGAGCGCTTTGCCGTCACTGTCTGGTACAGCGCACCCACAGCATTCCGCATGCTGATGGGAGCAGGAGAGAGCACGCTTGCCGGGACCGATCTCAGCAGCCTCAGGCATGTAATGTCCGTAGGAGAGCCGCTGAATCCGGAAGTTGTACGCTGGGGCGATAAGGTTTACGGGCAGCGCATTCACGACACCTGGTGGATGACGGAAACCGGAGCCCAGCTGATCTGCAACTATCCCGGGATGGATATCAAGCCAGGGTCCATGGGCCGCCCGCTGCCCGGCATCGAGGCAGCCATTCTTGATGACAGGGGCAATGAGCTGCCCCCTTATTCCATGGGCAATCTGGCGATCCGTACGCCGTGGCCTTCCATGATGGCCAAGATCTGGAATAACCAGGCTAAATATGAGGAGTATTTCCGGATTCCCGGCTGGTACATTTCCGGGGACTCAGCTTATATGGACGAGGAAGGTTACTTCTGGTTCCAGGGACGGATCGATGATGTGATCAACTCCTCCGGGGAGCGCATCGGGCCTTTTGAGGTTGAGAGCAAGCTGGTGGAGCATCCGGCAGTGGCCGAAGCCGGGGTGATCGGCAAACCGGATTTGCTGCGGGGAGAGATTATCAAAGCTTTTATCTCCCTCAGAGAGGGATATACTGCGACAGCAGAGCTGAAGGAAGAGATTGCCGCCTTCGTCAAAGCAGGGCTATCCGCGCATGCTGCGCCCCGTGAAATCGAATTTAAGGAGAAGCTGCCCAAGACTCGTTCCGGCAAAATCATGCGCCGGGTGCTGAAAGCCTGGGAGCTGGAACTCCCGGCCGGCGATCTGTCCACGATTGAGGATTAA